Proteins encoded in a region of the Triticum dicoccoides isolate Atlit2015 ecotype Zavitan chromosome 3A, WEW_v2.0, whole genome shotgun sequence genome:
- the LOC119269944 gene encoding gibberellin 20 oxidase 2-like, whose translation MVLQTAQQEPSLTRPPHCSAASARSPAAMDTSPATPLLLQPPAPSIDPFAAKAAVNKNGGAATAVYDLRREPKIPAPFVWPHAEVRPTTAEELAVPVVDVGVLRNGDAAGLRRAVAQVAAACATHGFFQVSGHGVDDALARAALDGASGFFGLPLAEKQRARRVPGTVSGYTSAHADRFASKLPWKETLSFGFHDRAGAAPVVVDYFTSTLGPDYEPMGRVYQEYCEKMKELSLRIMELLELGLGVEKRGYYRDFFADSSSIMRCNYYPPCPEPERTLGTGPHCDPTALTILLQDDVGGLEVLVDGDWRPVRPVPGAMVINIGDTFMALSNGRYKSCLHRAVVNRRQERRSLAFFLCPREDRVVRPPPGLRSPRRYPDFTWADLMRFTQRHYRADTRTLDAFTQWFSSSTSPPPPAPAAQQAA comes from the exons ATGGTGCTCCAGACCGCTCAGCAAGAACCATCCCTCACGCGTCCGCCTCACTGCAGCGCCGCCAGCGCGCGCTCGCCTGCGGCCATGGACACCAGCCCTGCAACTCCCCTGCTCCTCCAGCCTCCCGCTCCCAGCATTGACCCGTTCGCCGCCAAGGCGGCCGTCAACAAGAACGGCGGCGCGGCCACCGCGGTGTACGACCTCCGGAGGGAGCCGAAGATCCCCGCCCCGTTCGTGTGGCCCCACGCCGAGGTGCGCCCCACCACGGCCGAGGAGCTGGCCGTGCCGGTGGTGGACGTGGGCGTGCTGCGCAATGGCGACGCCGCAGGGCTCCGCCGCGCCGTGGCGCAGGtggccgcggcgtgcgccacgcacgggTTCTTCCAGGTGTCCGGGCACGGCGTGGACGACGCCCTGGCGCGCGCGGCGCTGGACGGCGCGAGCGGCTTCTTCGGGCTGCCGCTGGCCGAGAAGCAGCGCGCGCGGCGCGTCCCGGGGACCGTGTCCGGGTACACGAGCGCGCACGCGGACCGGTTCGCCTCCAAGCTCCCCTGGAAGGAGACCCTCTCCTTCGGCTTCCACGACCGCGCCGGCGCCGCGCCCGTCGTGGTGGACTACTTCACCAGCACCCTCGGGCCGGACTACGAGCCAATGGG GAGGGTGTACCAGGAGTACTGCGAGAAGATGAAGGAGCTGTCGCTGAGGATCATGGAGCTGCTGGAGCTGGGCCTGGGGGTGGAGAAGCGCGGGTACTACCGGGACTTCTTCGCGGACAGCAGCTCCATCATGCGGTGCAACTACTACCCGCCGTGCCCGGAGCCGGAGCGCACGCTGGGGACGGGCCCGCACTGCGACCCCACGGCGCTCACCATCCTGCTGCAGGACGACGTGGGCGGGCTGGAGGTCCTCGTCGACGGCGACTGGCGGCCCGTCCGCCCCGTCCCCGGCGCCATGGTCATCAACATCGGCGACACCTTCATG GCGCTGTCGAACGGGCGGTACAAGAGCTGCCTGCACCGGGCGGTGGTGAACCGGCGGCAGGAGCGGCGGTCGCTGGCCTTCTTCCTGTGCCCGCGCGAGGACCGCGTGGTGCGGCCGCCGCCGGGCCTGAGGAGCCCGCGGCGGTACCCGGACTTCACCTGGGCCGACCTCATGCGCTTCACGCAGCGCCACTACCGCGCCGACACGCGCACCCTCGACGCCTTCACCCAGTGGttctcctcctccacctcgccgccgccgcccgccccggcggcccagcaggcggcctgA